One Mycteria americana isolate JAX WOST 10 ecotype Jacksonville Zoo and Gardens chromosome 7, USCA_MyAme_1.0, whole genome shotgun sequence genomic window, GATTTTTCACCAGGAAGAACAAAAGGCTtccagagaagataaaaatgtagAGGATGAGTCTAAGCAGAAGTGCTGATTTGATTAGGTGTTTTACCTTGCTTGAGTATCCTGAAAGGAGTTTCCTTTTGggacattttgtttgtttcttcaaatcacttattttctagattttcatttgtagttttgagactactgattttttttttttttttttttttcagaattttttccttgtgctgttttttttctgtatcagatAGACGTTACGATAAATGAATTGGGAATTCAGGAGCAATTTGGAAGGCAGCTATACTGTTTAGGACTCATAGACAAGAGATACCATGTCACTTCTTGATTAAAAGCAACTCAGTCCCAGATTCAGGTTAAAAACCTTCTACTGTAGAAACTTTCAATTGCAtaaattggttttatttcagttgtggAGGTGTGAGTTTATTCAAGGAAGAGCTTACAGCCTTCGTTGCATTTTGCATGACTGTTTTACTCTGTATTACAAATGAATAACTGAAGGACCTTTTTGGAAGGTTGTGACTTGATGCCATCATCTTCCTGCTAAAATCAAAAAGTATCTACATGGCAAAAGATACAATTTGGATCTAcataaaagagaaagtttttCAAGAGTTTAAAGGAGAGATTTAGAAACTTGTGGAAAATTCCAAGGAATGTCTGAAAAATCATGATTACACTGGTCTCTCTGAATTTACAAATAAACCAAAAGAAGTAATTCATTGGAAAGCGAGACTCTGCTAACAAGAATAGCAGCTTTCCGTGGGAGAAAACTGGATATAAAGAATAAACAATTGCTACAAAGCTTGAGAAGAACAGAAGTGATTCCAGTCCTGCTGTCAAGCACTGACGGATCTTTTCTTGCTTAAGACTAATCTGGTTTGGctactgctttttcatcttcagcCTCATACTGGAATTAAAACGACTTCCCCAGCTTTCACCAAACTTCAGTAAATGCCTTTTGCAAGTTGGGTGTTGGGAGGGTGAGCAGGTGTTTCATGTGTGCTTCCCATGACAATAAAAAGCACCCTCGAGAGGAAAACCCACACAGGAGCTGATTTGCTGGGTCATATTTTCTCTCGTGACACTCCTTCCTCATTAGCTTCTTCAGGTGGGTGTGAACAACTGACACGGAACTGAGCCAAGGTTCAGCCTTGGATTGTCAACCTGCTCTGGCCGCTAACGGCAGCTTTCCGGCAAAATGATGGAAGAAATCTCCATAATGGTGGCTTACGATGCCCATGTTTTTAGCCAGCTGTACGATGAAGACTTTCTGGCCAATTTGGTGGCAGTCAGCAAACCCAAATCTGTGGTAGGTGTTACTCTTGCTCCTTTGCCAATAATGCTTAGGTTATACTCTTTCCAGTTGTTACGTCCTTCTGCTGAAAgctatcatttatttattttgtctttttattactttttcagaaatttgcttttgtgcctcaacaaaattaaaataacagtttcTTTCAGAAGAGATAAGATTATGAAAATAATATCTTTCTGGGTTACTAAGTTTAGAAGGTTATTTGCTCAGTAGGAtaatagttaaaataataattaaactgGAAAATGACACTAAATGATATAAACACTTTCTGTGGTTTAGCATGTCAGCTAAAGGTTCAGGCCAGATGCTCAGCGTACACCCAGGGTCTGGGGTGTAGGTCACCGTCATCATTAAATCTAAGAGAGTCTGTCCCTTGTATGGAAATGGTGATTTCACACTTTTACATGCTCTTTTGAAATCAGCATAAGTATCTGTAAAACCTTTTTACTTAAACTACCACTTCCTTTTCTCATAAAATAGTCTACATATTTATGTAAATGACATGTATAGTGTAGGCATCTTCCTCCCTCATGGAGGTCCCAGCACTTGTAGGGAGCTGCACTGAAGGCACTAGTTTTGACTCTGAAGTTTGGTGCCAAAACTCATCTTTGGTCTCAAATTCTACAAATGGGCCTGTGTTGAGTCAATCTGCCTAGAATCAGTCAaaagaagtatttgaaaataaaaatgaatgtatataTATTGAGCTTAACTTAAACAGCAGATACAGTTAAAATTTCAGTCTCAATGCAAATCAGGCTAATTATTTAGCAATCcaattaagcatttttatttgcaggTTTTGGTCTGTATATGTGTCTGTATCCAGGTAGTTCACTAAGCTGTGACAAAGGAAGTAttctcagaagaggaaaaatttgctTTATTGCCATCTCATGTAAAACCTGTCTAAGCCTATTTCCTGCTTGGGTTTTTCTGCCTGTCCATGCTCAGGAAATCTCAGGTGCATGAACTCATCTCCTGTGTCTCCCATAGACCTCTGGAGCTAAACCGGAGTTCTGCCCAGTCCCTTTTATTATGatgcctttttctgtctctggcattctCTAGGCTAGAATTTACAAGGCCTATTAGAAGAGTTagataataaatacagaaatccaGTATAGACAAAACTGTGTACTTTAATATGACCTGGTTGGAGATTGGGCTCCAAGTAGGCTTTAACTTAATCAGCACGTTAGGAGTTGCATACTTTTTCCATGctggatatttttaaatacatggtGTACCGTAATTCATTGTCCAGCCACaacctttcctctttttctgccttAGCTGATGGCTGTGGTAGCATTTATTATTTTGACTGGAAGCCCAGAGTAGTATCTTTCCTTCAGACAGGTACCCGTGTTGCAATAGGATTAACAGGAGCCAGGTGCCTGCGGAGAAGGTACCTGCCCGGTGGGCTCTGAGAGAGGCCCTTCTGTTGAGTTTCTCTGAGCAAATGATGACAGTGGGGTTTCCTGGATGCCTCCTGTCCTGAACTGCTTGCATGCTCTAGAGCCAGTACTGCAGttgtttaaattaaaatcctTGTGGTAAGAAAACATTTCATGGATGGCTTACCCTATAATTTAAATCTTTGAGAAGTACTGCTTAAATGCGCTCGGTGATGGCCTCTTAAGTTTTGTATAGTTTCGGAGCAAAAGTAACGGACATTGCATTATGTATCTCTAGATTCCTCCATATCAGCAGTGAATGACTGGAGGAGAGAGTAACTGTTGTCAAGAGCACCACCTTACAGCTCCACCTGATTTTTGCCACTCTGAAATAtgatgaaataacattttttaaaaaaatatttctctatgAAGTAACTACTTATCTCCTAGTAAAGTGAGATATTTACGTGGAACAACTGTGGGAGGGGAAAGTATCATTACTACTATTATTTATAAGATCTGAATGATTGACTTCTGTGTAAGCACATGTTCTtatcaactcttttttttcctgaatcaaaGGTTATTAACATGTTTCAGTACATTATGCACTAGGATAAgttaagaaatgtgttttttgCAGGGTTTACATAGGAAATACTTAACTACTCTTTTAAATGGTTTTGAAGTATGTTAAGTAAGCAAATAATGGTGCAAACAACCTGAGGAGGTTTAAGATGAAGCTCGACAGGGTTATGATAGGATTAGATGGTGCGTGGGAGCCTGCGCTACTAAGGGACAGGACCTGATGACTCAGAAAGTTTCTTTCAGTTCTCTGCTGCTATGTTTAATCATGGGACAAGCTGCCAGTTGGGATAAGTTGGGGCAAATCCTGTTGACTCTCTCCTGGTCATTTTACCAGATTGCACAAAGGTACGTACTGTACATAAACTAAGATTCTGCAGAAAGAATTTGCAGAGTTTTCATTTATTCTCAGAGTTCATGTTAATAGCACAGGTATTTTTGCAACCTGGTATTCATCTGTTTGTTTGCAAAATCCaggcttcatttatttttaaaggagcttCTAATATGCTGCTCTGGTTgcagagaaaagttaaaaaaatgttctttaaaggcTTTCATCCTGTTCCACAGTTTGGATGCCAGGATGGCTTTGTTGTAGTTCCAGAAATCTTGCAACTAGTAAGTAACTCATTATAGTTCATTTGGATTGTGCAATAGGTCAGGGCGCACAGGAGTCTGTCTCGCACAGAGGAGAGAGCCATGTGTTATGAAGTCGCAAAGGGTTAATACCGAAACCAAAGACCAGGCCTGGATGATGTGGGTTGCATATGCTTAAGGCCAGCCCTTCGTAACCTCTTCTGACATGTCCAGTGCCCCATACGTAATGAACTTTGTGAGGAAAATCAGAATTATCTGCTGTTTCCCAGGTCCCATCAATTCTAGTcatatttttcaatggaaaatgtgaatttttcagtGGAAAGCGTAGCAGTGTTTTTTTAGTGTTGCTCTGATGCACATAAATACCAGACAATTAAACAGGATGTAGATGACCTGAGGTAAGATTTTGTTAAATATGCTCCAAAGCAACACTGTATGATAGCAATCCTccaacatatattttaataaaattagtcATATTGCAGTGTGACCATGACACACGGTTGTTTTGCTGTGTGGTCTTGCTTTCAAGATTTCAAGTTATTCTGAAACTACTTCGCACAGACATGCAAAGCAGCCTATAAAAGTGAACTGCTGTGTAGTTTGTGCAAGAATTGAGTAGCTTTACTCAAGGAATTCCAGTTCTCAACTTATCTGCAGAAAACTTGGACCCAAGGGGTTATACAAATGGTATACTAAGTGGTATAATCCTCTTAATCCAGAGTTGAAGGACATTCTTCTGGAAAGCTTCATTGTATTTTCatttgcctgcctgccttgttgTGTTTAGCTTTCTGTTCAGGGGAATTATCAGCCATTTCACAGAAGTAATTTGTCGTTACATGCCAGCAGACTCTGCCATAATGATTTCTAGGCTCTCAATTTCCCATTGAAGCCAAACTGAGGAGGTTCAAAGTGGATGGGTGAACTGCAAAGTGGGTGAAAAACAGGGTGGCCTGGCAGGAGCACAGGGCGTAGTGGTCAGTGGGTTGAAGTCTAACTGGCAGCTGGCTAAACGTTGTTTTTTGGGGTTGATAGTGGGGCTGATACTGTTGAGCATCTTAAGGCCTAGACACCAGAAGAGGATGCACCCTGTTTTTCAGATGGCAAAAACTTCGTTTTCAGATGGCAAAAACTGGAGGGTAAGTGGTGGACACATGGAAGGGCAGGTGGTCTGATCAGAGGAACCTCAGCAGGGGTGGGCTGAGAGGAACTTCCTGAggttcagcaaaggcaaatgcaaaaccCTGGGTTCCTCCCTGGGTAGGACTAACTCCATTGTCTGTGCAGGCAGGGGACCAAACGTCTGGCTAGCATCAATGCAAAAAGGGTGTTGGGAGTCGTGGTGGATGACGACACAAGTGAGCAGCGTGCCCCTGTAGTGACGAAGGCTAGGTGTGCATGAGGCAGCGTTACCAGGGGCACAGACAGCATGTCAGCTGAAATGGTTACTCCCTTCCACCCAGCAGTTGTGAGGCTGCATCTCACACACTGAATCCAGTTTTGAGCCCCCACAGAGAAAAGGGATATTCACAACCTAGAGCAAGTCCAACAGAGGACCACTGGGAAGGCAGGGGGCCAACCACATGAGGGAAGGGTGAGAGGGCTGGGGCAGCTTAGCCTGAAGACGAGAGAGCTCAGGAGGGATCTAATTGCAGTCTCCTG contains:
- the RABGAP1L gene encoding rab GTPase-activating protein 1-like isoform X8, which produces MMEEISIMVAYDAHVFSQLYDEDFLANLVAVSKPKSVVPTKKLKKYEREYQTMRESQLQQEDPMDRYKFICL